A single Denticeps clupeoides chromosome 7, fDenClu1.1, whole genome shotgun sequence DNA region contains:
- the tsen54 gene encoding tRNA-splicing endonuclease subunit Sen54 isoform X2: MADKETSTAPSKVDFCSELLSPSELFGARTRSNKIPVRGQKEFSRSDSEKQKERLQQSLEEHWALIAEERVERLGSLVKGLWIPGERVVELQSPAGKFWHTMGYADQGKQFLLPEEALYLMECEGYKTLLSPESVTLQQYQVFGHLKRLGYAVSRFDPSALPTHYEMQINLPQKNDKHSRHLKRKLDHSVTPTPRHSEEQSLSKRMIEEKPETEAIPGLAGLRPAPSVSPEFSGGQGMDLDEPAERSRGTSWWMKEAVEECPGVSDSENTSTVPRWDFSSISFPDLGSSMARRSQPLVSPDPELLPGALKVGECDISPWLRRLNLHKEKLMWKERERLRNQQRYKRDINADPEVRKCKKWNEYLELLEKRRRHRSSSRRSKPAHLWAQEVKPLTHPGDSSSHGDLLKKISVIPSSRLLDEASRLSGDLKWRISFNIYQPDMVSEYKKSNPGTPYTRICVCSFDGPVPDLQAIKQLTYQSGNSPVTFAVVDHGDISFYSFKDFQLPVDVNQ, encoded by the exons TCCCTCTGAGCTGTTTGGTGCTCGAACCCGAAGTAACAAGATCCCGGTCCGGGGCCAGAAGGAATTTTCCCGCAGCGATTCGGAGAAGCAGAAGGAGAGGCTACAGCAGAGTCTGGAGGAGCACTGGGCCCTCATAGCAGAGGAACGTGTGGAGAGACT GGGGAGTCTGGTGAAAGGGCTGTGGATTCCAGGCGAGAGGGTGGTGGAACTACAGTCACCTGCA GGGAAGTTTTGGCATACCATGGGATATGCAGACCAAGGGAAGCAGTTTCTTCTACCAGAGGAAGCACTTTACCTCATGGAGTGT GAGGGCTATAAGACATTGCTTTCCCCTGAATCTGTGACTCTGCAGCAGTATCAG GTATTTGGACATCTGAAGCGGCTTGGATACGCTGTGAGCAGATTTGATCCAAG TGCTCTACCGACCCATTATGAGATGCAGATTAACTTGCCACAGAAGAATGACAAACACAGTCGGCACCTAAAGAGGAAACTAGATCACAGCGTCACGCCCACCCCCAG GCATTCTGAAGAACAGTCACTTTCTAAAAGAATGATTGAGGAGAAGCCTGAAACAGAAGCCATCCCAGGTCTGGCTGGGCTACGCCCGGCCCCCTCAGTCTCTCCTGAATTTTCTGGGGGTCAGGGTATGGATCTAGATGAGCCTGCTGAGCGAAGCAGAGGGACAAGCTGGTGGATGAAGGAGGCAGTGGAGGAATGTCCAGGTGTCTCAGACAGTGAGAACACAAGCACCGTGCCACGCTGGGATTTCAGCAGTATCAGTTTCCCAGACCTGGGATCTTCAATGGCCAGGCGATCCCAGCCTCTGGTCTCCCCTGACCCAGAACTGCTACCAGGGGCCCTGAAGGTGGGTGAATGTGACATCAGCCCCTGGCTTAGACGGCTGAATCTTCATAAGGAGAAGCTGATGtggaaggagagggagagactgCGAAATCAACAGCGCTACAAACGTGACATCAATGCTGACCCAGAGGTCCGGAAGTGCAAGAAATGGAATGAATATTTGGAACTATTGGAGAAAAGGCGGAGACATCGAAGCAGCAGTAGAAGAAGCAAACCAGCCCACCTCTGGGCACAAGAGGTGAAACCCCTCACACATCCTGGAGATTCATCATCTCATG GTGATCTACTGAAAAAGATCAGTGTGATTCCATCTTCACGGCTGCTGGATGAAGCGTCCAG GTTGAGCGGTGACTTGAAATGGAGAATCAGTTTCAATATTTACCAGCCAGACATGGTGTCTGAGTACAAGAAGAGCAACCCCGGGACACCTTACACTcgtatttgtgtgtgcag TTTTGATGGACCAGTGCCTGACCTGCAAGCAATAAAGCAGCTGACGTACCAGAGCGGCAATTCCCCCGTGACTTTTGCAGTGGTGGACCACGGTGACATCTCCTTCTACTCTTTCAAGGACTTTCAGCTGCCTGTGGATGTAAATCAATGA
- the tsen54 gene encoding tRNA-splicing endonuclease subunit Sen54 isoform X1: MADKETSTAPSKVDFCSELLSPSELFGARTRSNKIPVRGQKEFSRSDSEKQKERLQQSLEEHWALIAEERVERLGSLVKGLWIPGERVVELQSPAGKFWHTMGYADQGKQFLLPEEALYLMECGDLQVFFHDLPLSIQEGYKTLLSPESVTLQQYQVFGHLKRLGYAVSRFDPSALPTHYEMQINLPQKNDKHSRHLKRKLDHSVTPTPRHSEEQSLSKRMIEEKPETEAIPGLAGLRPAPSVSPEFSGGQGMDLDEPAERSRGTSWWMKEAVEECPGVSDSENTSTVPRWDFSSISFPDLGSSMARRSQPLVSPDPELLPGALKVGECDISPWLRRLNLHKEKLMWKERERLRNQQRYKRDINADPEVRKCKKWNEYLELLEKRRRHRSSSRRSKPAHLWAQEVKPLTHPGDSSSHGDLLKKISVIPSSRLLDEASRLSGDLKWRISFNIYQPDMVSEYKKSNPGTPYTRICVCSFDGPVPDLQAIKQLTYQSGNSPVTFAVVDHGDISFYSFKDFQLPVDVNQ, encoded by the exons TCCCTCTGAGCTGTTTGGTGCTCGAACCCGAAGTAACAAGATCCCGGTCCGGGGCCAGAAGGAATTTTCCCGCAGCGATTCGGAGAAGCAGAAGGAGAGGCTACAGCAGAGTCTGGAGGAGCACTGGGCCCTCATAGCAGAGGAACGTGTGGAGAGACT GGGGAGTCTGGTGAAAGGGCTGTGGATTCCAGGCGAGAGGGTGGTGGAACTACAGTCACCTGCA GGGAAGTTTTGGCATACCATGGGATATGCAGACCAAGGGAAGCAGTTTCTTCTACCAGAGGAAGCACTTTACCTCATGGAGTGT GGCGACCTACAGGTTTTCTTCCATGACCTTCCTCTGTCCATTCAGGAGGGCTATAAGACATTGCTTTCCCCTGAATCTGTGACTCTGCAGCAGTATCAG GTATTTGGACATCTGAAGCGGCTTGGATACGCTGTGAGCAGATTTGATCCAAG TGCTCTACCGACCCATTATGAGATGCAGATTAACTTGCCACAGAAGAATGACAAACACAGTCGGCACCTAAAGAGGAAACTAGATCACAGCGTCACGCCCACCCCCAG GCATTCTGAAGAACAGTCACTTTCTAAAAGAATGATTGAGGAGAAGCCTGAAACAGAAGCCATCCCAGGTCTGGCTGGGCTACGCCCGGCCCCCTCAGTCTCTCCTGAATTTTCTGGGGGTCAGGGTATGGATCTAGATGAGCCTGCTGAGCGAAGCAGAGGGACAAGCTGGTGGATGAAGGAGGCAGTGGAGGAATGTCCAGGTGTCTCAGACAGTGAGAACACAAGCACCGTGCCACGCTGGGATTTCAGCAGTATCAGTTTCCCAGACCTGGGATCTTCAATGGCCAGGCGATCCCAGCCTCTGGTCTCCCCTGACCCAGAACTGCTACCAGGGGCCCTGAAGGTGGGTGAATGTGACATCAGCCCCTGGCTTAGACGGCTGAATCTTCATAAGGAGAAGCTGATGtggaaggagagggagagactgCGAAATCAACAGCGCTACAAACGTGACATCAATGCTGACCCAGAGGTCCGGAAGTGCAAGAAATGGAATGAATATTTGGAACTATTGGAGAAAAGGCGGAGACATCGAAGCAGCAGTAGAAGAAGCAAACCAGCCCACCTCTGGGCACAAGAGGTGAAACCCCTCACACATCCTGGAGATTCATCATCTCATG GTGATCTACTGAAAAAGATCAGTGTGATTCCATCTTCACGGCTGCTGGATGAAGCGTCCAG GTTGAGCGGTGACTTGAAATGGAGAATCAGTTTCAATATTTACCAGCCAGACATGGTGTCTGAGTACAAGAAGAGCAACCCCGGGACACCTTACACTcgtatttgtgtgtgcag TTTTGATGGACCAGTGCCTGACCTGCAAGCAATAAAGCAGCTGACGTACCAGAGCGGCAATTCCCCCGTGACTTTTGCAGTGGTGGACCACGGTGACATCTCCTTCTACTCTTTCAAGGACTTTCAGCTGCCTGTGGATGTAAATCAATGA
- the tsen54 gene encoding tRNA-splicing endonuclease subunit Sen54 isoform X3, with the protein MGYADQGKQFLLPEEALYLMECGDLQVFFHDLPLSIQEGYKTLLSPESVTLQQYQVFGHLKRLGYAVSRFDPSALPTHYEMQINLPQKNDKHSRHLKRKLDHSVTPTPRHSEEQSLSKRMIEEKPETEAIPGLAGLRPAPSVSPEFSGGQGMDLDEPAERSRGTSWWMKEAVEECPGVSDSENTSTVPRWDFSSISFPDLGSSMARRSQPLVSPDPELLPGALKVGECDISPWLRRLNLHKEKLMWKERERLRNQQRYKRDINADPEVRKCKKWNEYLELLEKRRRHRSSSRRSKPAHLWAQEVKPLTHPGDSSSHGDLLKKISVIPSSRLLDEASRLSGDLKWRISFNIYQPDMVSEYKKSNPGTPYTRICVCSFDGPVPDLQAIKQLTYQSGNSPVTFAVVDHGDISFYSFKDFQLPVDVNQ; encoded by the exons ATGGGATATGCAGACCAAGGGAAGCAGTTTCTTCTACCAGAGGAAGCACTTTACCTCATGGAGTGT GGCGACCTACAGGTTTTCTTCCATGACCTTCCTCTGTCCATTCAGGAGGGCTATAAGACATTGCTTTCCCCTGAATCTGTGACTCTGCAGCAGTATCAG GTATTTGGACATCTGAAGCGGCTTGGATACGCTGTGAGCAGATTTGATCCAAG TGCTCTACCGACCCATTATGAGATGCAGATTAACTTGCCACAGAAGAATGACAAACACAGTCGGCACCTAAAGAGGAAACTAGATCACAGCGTCACGCCCACCCCCAG GCATTCTGAAGAACAGTCACTTTCTAAAAGAATGATTGAGGAGAAGCCTGAAACAGAAGCCATCCCAGGTCTGGCTGGGCTACGCCCGGCCCCCTCAGTCTCTCCTGAATTTTCTGGGGGTCAGGGTATGGATCTAGATGAGCCTGCTGAGCGAAGCAGAGGGACAAGCTGGTGGATGAAGGAGGCAGTGGAGGAATGTCCAGGTGTCTCAGACAGTGAGAACACAAGCACCGTGCCACGCTGGGATTTCAGCAGTATCAGTTTCCCAGACCTGGGATCTTCAATGGCCAGGCGATCCCAGCCTCTGGTCTCCCCTGACCCAGAACTGCTACCAGGGGCCCTGAAGGTGGGTGAATGTGACATCAGCCCCTGGCTTAGACGGCTGAATCTTCATAAGGAGAAGCTGATGtggaaggagagggagagactgCGAAATCAACAGCGCTACAAACGTGACATCAATGCTGACCCAGAGGTCCGGAAGTGCAAGAAATGGAATGAATATTTGGAACTATTGGAGAAAAGGCGGAGACATCGAAGCAGCAGTAGAAGAAGCAAACCAGCCCACCTCTGGGCACAAGAGGTGAAACCCCTCACACATCCTGGAGATTCATCATCTCATG GTGATCTACTGAAAAAGATCAGTGTGATTCCATCTTCACGGCTGCTGGATGAAGCGTCCAG GTTGAGCGGTGACTTGAAATGGAGAATCAGTTTCAATATTTACCAGCCAGACATGGTGTCTGAGTACAAGAAGAGCAACCCCGGGACACCTTACACTcgtatttgtgtgtgcag TTTTGATGGACCAGTGCCTGACCTGCAAGCAATAAAGCAGCTGACGTACCAGAGCGGCAATTCCCCCGTGACTTTTGCAGTGGTGGACCACGGTGACATCTCCTTCTACTCTTTCAAGGACTTTCAGCTGCCTGTGGATGTAAATCAATGA
- the LOC114793818 gene encoding 5-hydroxytryptamine receptor 3A, translated as MAGVHGPPAMCLLGLSVFIMLGQAFTDSAGCSYQTLLNDIGLGQGDNATLVAARPVRNWQNYTVIYVDLYLYAVVEVNEKFQSFSAQVYLQMNWVNEFLSWNPEDYCEIGHVTIPKEYVWKPDLSIYESIDSKAGMTETPFVQLWASGISVIGDSYKLTCSCKMDLYKFPFDTQRCMLTVLSIMYHTDEVHLLPLNDTANLTSVKIFRTGGEWELIGMQVDTENLTINGLTWDQVVYTVIIKRRPLLYVVNFLLPVLYFIVLDFASFFISEDGGEKLGFKVTLLLAISVLLLILHDLLPSTDHNIPLIGVYCSGIFTALAVSVLETIAVSFLKRMAKKIDVECRKTKISQKVENADSQQAKTWFY; from the exons ATGGCTGGTGTACACGGTCCTCCAGCCATGTGTCTTCTGGGCTTGTCTGTGTTTATTATGTTGG gACAGGCATTTACTGATTCTGCTGGCTGTAGTTACCAGACTCTGCTGAATGATATCGGTCTGGGTCAAGGGGACAATGCAACACTGGTCGCGGCAAGGCCAGTGCGGAACTGGCAGAACTATACTGTGATCTACGTGGACCTTTATCTATATGCTGTTGTAGAAGTG AATGAGAAGTTTCAAAGTTTTTCTGCCCAAGTGTATTTGCAAATG AATTGGGTCAATGAGTTCCTATCCTGGAACCCTGAGGACTACTGTGAAATAGGACATGTGACCATCCCTAAAGAATATGTCTGGAAACCAGATTTATCCATTTATGAAAG CATTGACTCAAAAGCAGGGATGACAGAGACTCCATTTGTGCAACTGTGGGCAAGTGGCATCTCTGTAATTGGAGACAGTTATAAGTTGACATGTTCCTGTAAGATGGATCTGTACAAGTTCCCTTTTGACACCCAGCGCTGCATGTTGACTGTCCTCTCCATCATGTACCACA CTGATGAGGTTCACCTCTTACCGCTCAATGACACTGCCAATCTCACCTCCGTCAAAATTTTCCGGACGGGTGGAGAGTGGGAGCTTATTGGTATGCAAGTCGACACAGAAAATTTGACCATCAATGGATTGACATGGGATCAAGTTGTGTACACG GTCATCATCAAGAGAAGACCTCTACTGTATGTAGTAAACTTTCTTTTGCCAGTCTTATACTTTATTGTTCTGGACTTTGCATCATTCTTCATCAGTGAAGATGGAGGGGAGAAACTTGGGTTCAAGGTGACCTTGCTCCTTGCCATCTCTGTGTTACTACTGATACTCCATGACCTGCTGCCTTCTACAGATCACAACATTCCACTGATAG GGGTCTACTGCAGTGGAATTTTTACAGCTCTGGCTGTAAGCGTTCTGGAGACCATTGCAGTGAGTTTTCTAAAGCGAATGGCCAAGAAAATAGACGTTGAATGTCGGAAGACTAAAATCTCACAGAAGGTGGAAAATGCTGACAGCCAGCAAG CTAAAACTTGGTTTTACTAA